One part of the Gemmatimonadota bacterium genome encodes these proteins:
- the murB gene encoding UDP-N-acetylmuramate dehydrogenase, with translation MRTGAVKPCPLADQLSGLPDLMVRTGVLLNRLTTLRIGGPADILVTPQTLEGLATLRAHLTEADETVLVLGNGSNLLVADAGFEGVVVRVSGTLGGMALVEPGVLEIGAGSPWGSILREAARAGWAGLEFGAGIPGTWGGAVATNAGTRAGQTSDVLISVTGVDREGAVRTLPARDLSMAYRECRLPDGFIIASGRVAVEEDDPERVGAAIEELWARRRRDQPDRARSAGCMFKNPPGESAGRLIDQAGLKGATEGGACVSREHGNFLINRNGEATASDVLRLIERIRERVVAVHGVELELEVKLVGVT, from the coding sequence TTGCGCACCGGCGCGGTGAAGCCGTGCCCGCTTGCGGATCAGTTGAGTGGTCTGCCGGATCTGATGGTGCGGACCGGCGTTCTGCTGAACCGCCTCACCACCCTTCGCATCGGTGGCCCGGCAGATATTCTCGTGACGCCGCAGACACTGGAAGGCCTGGCGACGCTCCGAGCCCACCTGACCGAAGCGGATGAGACCGTGCTGGTTCTGGGAAACGGCTCGAACCTCCTGGTCGCCGACGCCGGGTTCGAAGGCGTGGTGGTGCGCGTCTCCGGAACGCTGGGAGGAATGGCGCTGGTGGAACCGGGGGTTCTCGAGATTGGCGCGGGGAGCCCATGGGGGAGCATCTTGCGGGAGGCGGCCCGCGCAGGATGGGCCGGGCTGGAGTTCGGTGCGGGGATTCCGGGGACATGGGGTGGTGCGGTGGCCACGAACGCCGGAACGCGGGCGGGTCAGACTTCAGATGTTCTGATCTCGGTGACGGGCGTGGACCGGGAAGGCGCCGTTCGGACGCTCCCGGCGAGAGACCTCTCGATGGCGTATCGCGAGTGCCGCCTTCCAGACGGTTTCATCATTGCGTCAGGGCGCGTTGCGGTGGAAGAAGACGACCCGGAAAGGGTTGGCGCCGCCATCGAAGAACTCTGGGCGCGCCGACGCCGGGATCAGCCGGATCGCGCCCGCTCTGCGGGATGCATGTTCAAGAACCCGCCCGGAGAGTCCGCGGGGCGACTGATCGACCAGGCCGGGCTGAAGGGCGCCACCGAGGGAGGTGCCTGCGTCTCGCGAGAGCACGGAAACTTCCTGATCAACCGGAATGGGGAAGCCACCGCGTCGGATGTGCTTCGGCTGATTGAGCGCATCCGGGAACGAGTGGTGGCGGTTCACGGAGTCGAACTGGAGCTGGAAGTGAAACTCGTGGGGGTGACATGA
- a CDS encoding FtsQ-type POTRA domain-containing protein, with the protein MTRGRSRRRRGRRSTRVPRPGRRAALFAGGLVVLGIASWGVQAGWYALAAWPRLAVRDIRVEGAERVPAGEVLATSGISIGDSWLALEGSKARDRLLAHPLVREARVLRPSPRVVKLEVREAHAVAGLVWDGLLVGVSAGLRILPAGEPGPTLPRIRGVGSPETGLDVDGLRRAVELAQLLEGAGAFEARCIITLMPGGELKLELPGEGFTAVIWEAVPPGDAVRNVSAFLRERLDSEGGRQGTLRVITGETAVWRPGRSAGR; encoded by the coding sequence ATGACCCGGGGAAGGTCCCGGCGGCGGCGAGGTCGCCGAAGCACGCGTGTCCCGAGGCCGGGGCGCCGGGCAGCGCTTTTCGCGGGGGGGCTTGTGGTGCTGGGGATTGCCAGCTGGGGCGTACAGGCCGGCTGGTATGCGCTGGCGGCCTGGCCACGACTGGCGGTTCGCGACATCCGCGTGGAAGGGGCGGAACGGGTTCCGGCAGGAGAAGTGCTGGCCACATCGGGCATCTCCATCGGGGACTCCTGGCTGGCGCTGGAAGGTTCGAAGGCCAGGGATCGGCTCCTCGCACACCCTCTGGTCCGGGAGGCCCGTGTGCTGCGTCCCTCCCCCCGGGTTGTGAAGCTGGAGGTGCGAGAGGCCCATGCCGTCGCGGGGCTCGTCTGGGACGGGTTACTCGTGGGCGTGTCGGCGGGCCTGCGAATCCTCCCGGCGGGAGAACCGGGGCCGACTCTCCCGAGAATCCGGGGCGTGGGATCACCGGAAACGGGGCTGGATGTCGACGGCCTTCGCCGGGCGGTAGAGCTGGCACAACTGCTTGAGGGAGCGGGCGCATTCGAAGCACGCTGTATCATCACGCTCATGCCGGGGGGGGAGCTCAAGCTGGAACTGCCGGGCGAGGGCTTCACAGCGGTGATCTGGGAGGCGGTACCACCGGGGGACGCGGTTCGCAATGTGTCGGCGTTTCTTCGCGAAAGGCTGGACTCCGAGGGGGGGAGACAGGGTACGCTGCGTGTGATCACAGGGGAGACGGCGGTCTGGCGGCCCGGACGGTCGGCTGGACGCTGA
- the murC gene encoding UDP-N-acetylmuramate--L-alanine ligase has protein sequence MFHKIRNIHFVGIGGTGMCGIAEVLANLGYEVSGSDLVEGDVTHRLKELGCRVEIGHAAAHLGDAQVVVISSAVSDTNAEVQAARSAGVPVIPRAEMLAELMRMKFGVAVGGSHGKTTTTWLTALAVARGGLDPTIVVGGRLRAWSVHARLGSGRVLVAEADESDGSFLRLSPALAVITNIDREHLDYYGSEERIRETFLRFANSVPFYGAAILCVDDERTRGLLPDLERRVITYGFSEDATVRAADKRMEDGRCSFTVFENDCELGRVSLAMPGDHSVRNALAAICVARDLGVDFEEIREALEEFGGIARRLEIRSDADGVLVIDDYAHHPTEIAATLSAVRECWPDRRVVALFQPHRYSRTRDLAEEFGPALALTDRLVVTSIYAAGEDPIPGVDAEMIARAAREAGAPAVEIAAQWEKAVDLLLPEVRAGDLVLTLGAGDVWKAGDLLAAKLAASPAGLPESLCAPAR, from the coding sequence ATGTTCCACAAGATTCGAAACATCCACTTCGTGGGGATTGGCGGCACCGGTATGTGCGGCATCGCCGAGGTGCTGGCCAATCTGGGATACGAGGTCTCCGGGTCCGATCTGGTCGAGGGTGATGTCACCCACCGCCTGAAGGAGCTGGGGTGCCGGGTGGAGATCGGGCACGCCGCCGCGCACCTCGGCGACGCGCAGGTTGTGGTGATTTCGTCCGCTGTCTCCGACACCAACGCCGAGGTTCAGGCAGCCCGGAGCGCGGGTGTCCCGGTGATCCCGCGGGCAGAGATGCTTGCAGAGCTCATGCGCATGAAGTTCGGTGTGGCGGTGGGTGGGTCTCACGGCAAGACAACCACGACATGGCTCACGGCGCTTGCTGTGGCACGAGGCGGGCTGGACCCGACCATCGTCGTGGGGGGGAGGCTTCGTGCGTGGAGCGTCCACGCCAGACTGGGGAGCGGTCGCGTGCTTGTGGCGGAGGCGGACGAGTCGGATGGTTCCTTCTTGCGTCTCAGCCCCGCACTGGCAGTGATTACGAACATCGATCGCGAGCACCTGGACTACTACGGATCGGAAGAACGCATTCGCGAGACCTTCCTGCGCTTTGCGAACAGCGTACCCTTCTATGGTGCGGCCATTCTCTGCGTGGATGATGAGCGAACGCGCGGCCTCCTGCCGGATCTGGAGAGGCGAGTCATCACTTACGGGTTTTCAGAAGACGCGACCGTGCGAGCCGCAGACAAACGCATGGAGGATGGGCGCTGCTCGTTCACCGTTTTTGAGAATGATTGCGAACTGGGCCGCGTGTCGCTGGCCATGCCGGGAGACCACAGCGTTCGGAACGCACTGGCGGCCATCTGTGTGGCTCGGGATCTCGGTGTGGACTTCGAGGAGATTCGAGAGGCGTTGGAGGAGTTCGGCGGGATTGCAAGACGGCTGGAGATTCGCTCCGACGCGGATGGCGTACTGGTGATCGACGACTATGCACACCATCCGACGGAGATCGCGGCCACGCTGTCGGCTGTGCGTGAGTGCTGGCCGGACCGCCGGGTTGTGGCCCTGTTTCAGCCGCATCGATACAGCCGCACGCGGGATCTGGCCGAAGAGTTTGGTCCTGCGCTGGCTCTGACGGATCGGCTTGTTGTCACTTCGATCTACGCCGCCGGAGAGGATCCGATCCCCGGGGTGGATGCAGAAATGATCGCCCGGGCCGCCCGAGAGGCCGGGGCGCCCGCAGTGGAGATCGCGGCGCAATGGGAGAAAGCGGTGGACCTTCTCCTGCCGGAGGTGCGCGCCGGAGACCTGGTCCTGACTCTCGGAGCAGGGGATGTCTGGAAGGCAGGTGATCTTCTCGCGGCGAAACTGGCCGCGAGTCCAGCGGGTCTCCCGGAGAGCCTTTGCGCACCGGCGCGGTGA
- the ftsW gene encoding putative lipid II flippase FtsW: MKARGTGGDPVLFGTVLVLLAIGSTAVFSSTTPVSQRYFGNSTAMFLRHMSMVGLGLITMFLFSRIDYRVTRRLAMPMIGASIVLLAMTLVPDFPWAVTRKGATRWIDLGFTAVQPAELAKMALVVYIAHILSQGEGRIRDYRRGFAPICTVAGVFVVLLMKQPNYGNVLAISLLTGAMLFFGGARLTHMMASGACVLPVVAILGAQQSHIARRFNTFLQGGDPQNAGYQIHQSFVALGSGGLIGMGPGEGRQAEFFLPDSHTDFVFAILGEEFGLVGTVLVVALFAMFLWRGVRVAHRAPDLFGRFLALGLTMMVALVAMMNILVVLGLVPTAGMPLPFISYGGSAMVMNLGAVGILLSISARTGGRRRRVVA; encoded by the coding sequence ATGAAGGCTAGGGGCACCGGGGGGGATCCCGTGCTCTTCGGCACCGTGCTCGTGCTGCTTGCTATCGGAAGCACCGCAGTTTTCTCTTCGACCACGCCGGTTTCGCAGAGGTACTTCGGGAACAGCACCGCGATGTTCCTGCGTCACATGTCCATGGTGGGCCTCGGGTTGATTACGATGTTCCTCTTCTCGAGGATCGACTATCGCGTAACCCGCCGACTGGCCATGCCGATGATCGGAGCTTCCATCGTGCTGTTGGCGATGACGCTCGTACCCGACTTCCCGTGGGCCGTGACTCGCAAGGGTGCGACTCGCTGGATCGACCTTGGCTTCACAGCGGTGCAGCCAGCGGAACTGGCGAAGATGGCACTGGTTGTCTACATCGCCCACATTCTCTCCCAGGGTGAAGGCCGCATCCGGGACTATCGGCGCGGCTTCGCCCCGATCTGTACGGTCGCCGGGGTCTTTGTCGTGCTTCTCATGAAGCAACCGAACTATGGGAATGTTCTTGCGATCTCACTCCTGACCGGCGCGATGCTCTTCTTCGGTGGGGCTCGTCTTACGCATATGATGGCATCCGGCGCATGTGTTCTCCCGGTGGTGGCGATCCTCGGAGCGCAGCAGAGTCACATTGCCCGGCGTTTCAACACATTTCTCCAAGGGGGAGACCCGCAGAACGCCGGCTATCAGATCCATCAGTCGTTTGTTGCCCTGGGGTCGGGGGGGCTGATCGGAATGGGGCCGGGAGAGGGGCGACAGGCGGAGTTCTTCCTTCCGGACTCGCACACGGACTTCGTGTTTGCGATCCTCGGTGAGGAGTTCGGACTTGTGGGGACGGTTCTGGTTGTCGCGCTGTTCGCGATGTTTCTGTGGCGGGGGGTTCGCGTGGCCCATCGCGCACCGGATCTGTTCGGCAGGTTTCTGGCACTGGGGTTGACGATGATGGTCGCGCTCGTCGCGATGATGAATATCCTGGTGGTGTTGGGACTCGTTCCGACAGCGGGTATGCCGCTTCCCTTCATTAGCTATGGGGGATCGGCCATGGTCATGAATCTGGGCGCAGTGGGGATCCTGCTGTCGATCTCGGCGCGTACCGGAGGGCGCCGTCGACGCGTGGTGGCATGA
- a CDS encoding UDP-N-acetylglucosamine--N-acetylmuramyl-(pentapeptide) pyrophosphoryl-undecaprenol N-acetylglucosamine transferase: MNGGVLIAASGTGGHIYPGIALAEELTAKQQGVSVRFAVASGKPGAEWIRQAGFEPDFVRMRGLARRPGWSWLTLPYYLVAGFLDTWRLLRRVRPKVVVGTGGYVSGPFVFLAWVMRIPALVLEQNRLPGVATRISSLFATEVHVSDAVAMTRLPRRSRARVTGTPVRRSVEEGDGERFLTELGLSANGRVVLVLGGSQGARAVAHAAFGVARDGKTCEGVSWIIQTGDRGFGLDSTAAEPLPESVRTVPFIEAIGDAYAAADLVVARAGATTLAELSAAGVPAVLVPFPFAAGGHQMENAREREAAGAARVLPEEDLTTESLGRLVERLLRDAPTREAMSRACRAESRSSARSVLALACQRFLEKQGG, encoded by the coding sequence ATGAATGGCGGAGTTCTTATCGCCGCCTCCGGAACGGGCGGGCACATCTACCCGGGAATCGCGCTGGCCGAGGAACTGACCGCAAAGCAGCAGGGGGTTTCGGTCCGCTTTGCGGTCGCATCCGGGAAGCCGGGTGCGGAGTGGATTCGGCAAGCGGGCTTTGAACCGGACTTCGTGCGTATGCGCGGGCTGGCCCGGCGACCCGGGTGGTCGTGGCTGACGCTACCGTACTATCTGGTTGCGGGTTTCCTGGACACATGGCGATTGCTCAGAAGAGTTCGTCCGAAGGTCGTGGTAGGGACCGGGGGATATGTCTCCGGGCCTTTTGTCTTTCTGGCGTGGGTGATGCGAATCCCGGCGTTGGTGCTGGAGCAGAATCGCCTGCCAGGGGTTGCGACGCGCATCTCTTCGCTCTTCGCGACCGAGGTCCATGTCTCGGATGCCGTCGCGATGACGCGCCTGCCGCGCCGTTCTCGGGCACGAGTCACCGGAACGCCCGTTCGTCGGTCGGTGGAGGAAGGAGACGGGGAGCGGTTCCTGACGGAACTCGGGCTCTCCGCGAATGGCCGCGTGGTGCTGGTGCTGGGTGGAAGCCAGGGGGCGCGGGCCGTGGCGCACGCGGCTTTCGGCGTGGCGCGGGACGGGAAGACCTGCGAGGGCGTGAGCTGGATCATTCAGACGGGGGACCGGGGCTTCGGGCTGGACTCGACCGCGGCCGAACCTCTGCCGGAGAGCGTGCGTACGGTGCCCTTCATCGAAGCGATCGGAGACGCCTACGCGGCCGCGGATCTTGTGGTGGCGCGGGCCGGAGCGACCACGCTGGCGGAGCTGTCGGCGGCGGGAGTTCCTGCCGTGCTGGTACCTTTTCCATTTGCCGCGGGCGGCCACCAGATGGAGAATGCCCGAGAGCGGGAAGCGGCGGGGGCCGCGCGAGTCCTTCCGGAAGAAGACCTTACCACCGAGTCGCTGGGACGACTGGTGGAGCGTCTGCTGCGAGACGCTCCCACCCGCGAGGCCATGTCGAGGGCGTGCCGGGCGGAGAGCCGGTCTTCGGCCCGTTCGGTGCTGGCACTGGCGTGCCAGCGGTTTCTCGAGAAGCAGGGAGGTTGA